Proteins encoded by one window of Panicum virgatum strain AP13 chromosome 7N, P.virgatum_v5, whole genome shotgun sequence:
- the LOC120681315 gene encoding uncharacterized protein LOC120681315, whose amino-acid sequence MAEKREEKCLGTWEFFLKQADDCFAVVLPDSHVVGADKSRGLAAASGHWARVKESCCLSSGSFPVREGGAVGATATLPCPPPLPLLLSAAISGETELHGRRSRAVAPAGIIIDSREGSHSITQSEIVLAKPTAMADGKYEPAGEGLPDGWLKERRPRKNRYGSRIKGDMFYIDPINGYEFRSLKDVYRYLESGDISQCVTLPNKRKIEDLHTAGDQSDHTGKPSDHAQPDTAVESNQYDIPRGTNTLRNVQRETVRVEAAESKSIQSGSIEHTPGKAESVTRAGTNVEQKTKEKKRKTKPVKGIATPLRSSPRLAALKISQEANNNTPRDEPSTHSDITNQSQKKQVQKPGRKANSSVLSEMKDGTPTASSSEKFEDKYPSVSNQVQGASVPYSSGGVGCHNAPAETPVLLQQVGQGETSDNMSGSALSTLFRHVWSDPCLVFAFRTLMGDIPVHNDTLAYRSSAYDGNRNYFIPPQNLNKGATTNWSSLAYDGNRNQMQVNHVGLSMPRPSDKFCGSGWFPPQ is encoded by the exons ATGGCAGAAAAACGAGAAGAAAAGTGTTTGGGAACTTGGGAATTCTTTCTGAAGCAAGCTGATGACTGTTTTGCAGTTGTCCTGCCTGATTCACACGTGGTTG GAGCAGACAAAAGTcgcgggctcgcggcggcgtcAGGGCACTGGGCGCGGGTAAAAGAAAGCTGCTGCCTTTCCTCCGGTTCCTTCCCAGTGCGTGAAGGTGGAGCAGTGGGAGCAACAGCTACCTTGCCgtgtcctcctcctcttcctctcctcctgTCGGCAGCAATCTCCGGGGAAACCGAGCTCCATGGGCGCCGCAGCCGGGCCGTAGCGCCGGCCG GCATAATTATTGATTCTCGTGAGGGCTCTCATTCTATAACTCAAAGTGAGATTGTTCTTGCAAAACCCACTGCCATG GCTGATGGCAAGTATGAGCCTGCTGGAGAGGGGTTGCCTGACGGTTGGTTGAAAGAACGCAGACCTAGAAAGAATCGATATGGATCTAGAATCAAGGGTGACATG TTCTATATTGACCCAATCAATGGATATGAATTTCGCTCTCTTAAGGATGTGTACCGCTATCTTGAATCTGGAGACATCAGTCAATGTGTTACGTTGCCAAACAAGAGAAAAATTGAGGACCTGCATACTGCAGGGGACCAATCTGATCAT ACAGGGAAACCGTCAGATCATGCACAACCAGATACAGCTGTTGAGTCTAATCAATATGATATACCAAGAGGTACCAACACACTGAGAAATGTCCAAAGGGAAACTGTTCGAGTTGAAGCTGCAGAGTCCAAGAGCATCCAATCAGGCTCGATAGAACACACTCCAGGGAAAGCTGAATCTGTTACCAGAGCTGGAACGAATGTGGAGCAGAAAACAAAGGAAAAGAAACGCAAAACTAAACCCGTCAAAGGGATTGCTACACCTCTTCGATCATCACCTCGTTTAGCTGCACTGAAGATTAGCCAGGAAGCAAATAATAATACGCCAAGAGATGAACCTAGCACACATTCAGACATCACCAACCAGTCACAAAAAAAGCAAGTCCAAAAACCTGGGCGAAAGGCCAATTCCTCTGTACTTTCTGAGATGAAAGATGGAACACCTACCGCAAGTTCTTCAGAAAAGTTTGAGGACAAATACCCTTCAGTTTCCAATCAAGTTCAAGGAGCATCAGTCCCGTACTCTTCAGGAGGTGTTGGATGCCACAATGCTCCAGCTGAGACACCTGTTCTGCTGCAACAAGTTGGACAAGGTGAAACCTCTGATAATATGTCTGGATCTGCCCTGTCGACGCTATTTCGACACGTCTGGTCAGATCCATGCCTTGTGTTTGCGTTCAGGACTTTGATGGGTGATATTCCTGTTCATAATGACACTTTAGCATATCGATCTTCAGCTTATGATGGAAATAGAAACTACTTCATTCCACCTCAGAACTTGAATAAAGGGGCCACAACCAACTGGTCCTCTTTGGCTTATGATGGTAACAGAAACCAAATGCAAGTCAATCATGTTGGTCTGTCAATGCCAAGGCCATCAGATAAGTTCTGCGGCAGTGGTTGGTTCCCTCCCCAGTGA